The following coding sequences are from one Cyprinus carpio isolate SPL01 chromosome A24, ASM1834038v1, whole genome shotgun sequence window:
- the LOC109082717 gene encoding transforming growth factor beta activator LRRC33-like, which produces MPVFDRLCIVLYHAVVPLLVVLLSASGHPQTFPCRLIRSTALCNSYQLSAIPDHLPRQIEEIFLDNNLLLNLQDGCLSRYHLLRTISCANNQLMAVEESVFSESSLLENLNLANNELHYGHKQVAQSLSSLSQIKTLDLSGNGLSEDMVSLLVQNLSSLESLYLSRNAMLRLDESTFRNLHQLRELNVERNLLFEIDGAFDHMNKLQRLNLAFNCLPCLVNFEMTQLLVLNASHNSIEWFITNQNLTETFQLETLDLSDNHLLFFPFLPTKNRIRTLLLSNNRVGFYQHLSNYTSSNWSTSVEYYNLGQNVSSITVELWNENLHGDLSSVELLDLSENKVNYFPQGFIQQMPHLYWLRLRSNCLQSLGLTSEDLPVTLYELDVSRNRLTELKASQHSISELNNLTHLNLSSNDLQNLPTRIFASLPKLGTLDLSHNTVDVCYLPSSSGCVVWSNIVSLKQLYLAGCSIQNIPSSAFKGTPLTHLELSNNPDLNLKQESLEGLANTLQHLGLGNTGLQDFDFSLYGHLKSLNICRNSLPELPESLITLKLELLDLRDNMLTTIPSQHAGMLAQRLQTVYMNGNAFNCCHLDWYRTFGENEGISIVDLSEITCLDLNHRRHKVMLLDAIHCGGSSNEESVVWYILLFATVSVSIMGISVIYMLTFKPRMLPRAIKKRCWRPVPY; this is translated from the exons ATGCCGGTGTTTGATCGCTTGTGCATCGTGCTCTATCATGCAGTGGTGCCACTACTGGTGGTCCTGCTTTCAGCCTCAGGACATCCGCAGACCTTCCCCTGCAGGCTG ATCCGAAGCACGGCTCTGTGCAACAGCTATCAGCTCTCTGCCATACCAGATCATTTACCACGGCAAATTGAGGAGATCTTCTTAGACAATAACCTTCTGTTAAATCTTCAAGATGGTTGTCTCTCCAGATATCATCTTCTACGGACAATCAGCTGTGCGAACAATCAGCTAATGGCGGTGGAAGAGAGCGTGTTCTCTGAGTCGTCTCTTTTAGAAAACCTCAATTTAGCCAATAACGAGCTTCACTATGGACACAAGCAAGTGGCCCAGTCCTTAAGCTCTCTGTCCCAAATAAAGACCCTTGATCTTTCAGGTAATGGCCTCTCGGAGGACATGGTGTCTCTGCTGGTACAGAATCTGTCCTCGCTTGAGTCTCTATACTTGTCCCGGAATGCCATGCTGAGGCTGGATGAGTCAACATTCAGAAACCTTCATCAGCTTAGGGAGCTGAACGTTGAGAGAAACTTGTTGTTTGAGATCGATGGAGCATTTGATCACATGAACAAGCTCCAAAGGTTGAACCTGGCCTTCAACTGTTTACCATGTTTGGTCAACTTTGAAATGACCCAACTGCTGGTCCTAAATGCCAGCCACAATTCAATTGAGTGGTTTATAACCAATCAAAATTTGACTGAGACCTTTCAGCTGGAAACGTTGGACCTGTCTGACAACCATTTGCTGTTCTTTCCATTCCTTCCAACAAAAAACCGAATAAGAACTTTATTGTTGTCCAATAATCGAGTTGGTTTTTACCAACACTTATCAAATTACACATCTTCAAACTGGAGCACTAGTGTTGAGTACTACAACTTGGGGCAAAATGTAAGCAGCATCACAGTAGAGCTCTGGAATGAGAACCTTCACGGTGATCTTTCATCAGTAGAGCTCCTGGACCTGAGTGAAAACAAGGTGAACTACTTCCCTCAGGGATTCATTCAACAGATGCCACATCTTTACTGGCTGAGGCTGAGAAGTAACTGTTTACAGTCCCTCGGGTTGACGTCTGAAGATCTACCAGTCACCCTCTATGAACTGGACGTTAGCCGAAACAGGTTAACTGAGCTGAAAGCAAGCCAACACTCCATTAGCGAGCTGAACAATCTCACGCATCTCAATCTGAGTTCAAATGACCTTCAGAACCTCCCAACTAGGATTTTTGCTAGTCTTCCAAAACTTGGCACACTAGATCTCAGTCACAACACTGTGGATGTGTGTTACTTGCCGAGTTCGTCAGGATGTGTTGTGTGGTCCAACATCGTTTCCCTAAAACAGCTCTATCTTGCCGGGTGTAGCATTCAGAACATCCCGTCTTCAGCGTTCAAGGGCACGCCACTAACCCATCTCGAACTTTCTAACAATCCGGACCTAAACCTCAAACAGGAATCTCTGGAAGGTCTCGCTAACACTTTGCAGCACTTGGGACTTGGAAATACTGGTCTTCAAGACTTTGACTTCTCTTTATACGGCCATTTGAAGAGTTTAAACATCTGTAGAAACTCACTACCAGAACTTCCTGAATCTCTAATAACATTAAAACTGGAGCTTCTGGACTTGAGGGATAACATGTTGACAACCATCCCGTCCCAACATGCTGGCATGTTAGCTCAAAGACTGCAGACTGTTTATATGAATGGAAATGCCTTCAACTGTTGCCATTTAGACTGGTACAGGACCTTCGGGGAGAATGAAGGCATCAGTATTGTAGATCTCTCAGAGATTACATGTTTGGACTTAAACCACAGGCGTCACAAGGTCATGCTTTTGGACGCCATCCACTGTGGTGGTTCCAGCAATGAGGAGTCTGTTGTTTGGTACATTCTTCTCTTTGCAACAGTCAGTGTTTCCATCATGGGTATATCCGTCATTTACATGCTCACCTTTAAGCCAAGAATGTTGCCTCGTGCTATTAAAAAGAGATGCTGGAGGCCGGTTCCTTATTGA
- the LOC109047568 gene encoding F-box/SPRY domain-containing protein 1, translating to MSGAGVGGGAQSAGLGAAAAGCCSSSSGAGSAALFGGVSGIAGRLPSRVLEHMFSYLELADLMNCSLVCWHWYNCLADENSEVWRSLCARLLSEEALRSDILCNLASYKAKLKSFQHALSSHDCSRNVYIKKNGFTLHRNPIAQSTDGARGKIGFSEGRHAWEIWWEGPLGTVAVIGIATKRAPMQCQGYVALLGSDDQSWGWNLVDNNLLHNGEVNGNFPQCNNAPKYQIGERIRVILDMDDKTLAFERGFEFLGVAFRGLPKTCLFPAVSAVYGNTEVTMVYLGRPLDG from the exons ATGTCTGGCGCAGGGGTCGGTGGAGGGGCGCAGTCTGCGGGGCTGGGCGCTGCCGCCGCGGGCTGCTGCTCCTCCTCGTCGGGCGCCGGTTCTGCCGCATTATTTGGCGGTGTGTCGGGCATCGCGGGTCGGTTACCCAGCCGAGTTCTCGAGCATATGTTCTCCTATCTGGAGCTGGCGGATCTCATGAACTGCTCGCTCGTTTGCTGGCACTGGTACAACTGTCTGGCGGATGAAAACAGCGAGGTGTGGCGGAGTCTGTGCGCCCGCCTGCTCAGCGAAGAAGCGCTGCGCTCTGATATCCTCTGCAACCTGGCTTCATACAAAGCAAAA CTGAAGTCCTTCCAGCACGCTCTGAGCTCCCATGACTGCTCTAGAAATGTATATATCAAGAAAAACGGGTTTACTCTGCACCGCAACCCCATCGCCCAAAGCACCGATGGTGCCCGTGGGAAGATTGGCTTCTCGGAGGGCCGGCACGCCTGGGAGATCTGGTGGGAAGGTCCTCTTGGCACGGTGGCGGTGATCGGCATCGCAACCAAGAGGGCTCCCATGCAATGCCAGGGCTATGTGGCGCTTCTAGGCAGCGATGACCAGAGCTGGGGATGGAATCTAGTAGACAATAACCTGCTTCACAATGGAGAGGTCAACGGCAACTTCCCCCAGTGCAACAATGCACCAAAATACCAG ATCGGGGAGAGAATACGTGTAATCCTAGACATGGATGATAAGACACTAGCCTTTGAACGAGGTTTTGAGTTCCTTGGAGTGGCGTTCCGAGGGCTGCCCAAAACATGCCTGTTTCCAGCTGTGTCAGCCGTCTATGGGAACACTGAAGTGACTATGGTGTATCTGGGAAGACCCCTGGATGGATAA
- the LOC109082705 gene encoding endophilin-B1-like isoform X1: protein MIDSGTEFGPGTAYGNALIKCGETEKQIGGAEREFIQSSAINFLTPFRNFLEGDFKTILKERKLLQNKRLDLDAAKTKLKKAKMADARALAEQDLKMTQSEFDRQAEITRLLLEGISSTHAHHLRCLNDFVEAQMTYYAQCYQYMVDLQKQLGSFPSAFSSNNNQSTASAAASISVPILPLSAPLPATTTNASSGYTELQNFSGSRKARVLYDYDAAGSNELSLLADEVIMVSSVPGMDSDWLMGERGNQKGKVPITYLELLN from the exons ATGATAGACTCTGGGACTGAATTTGGGCCTGGAACGGCTTATG GAAACGCTCTGATAAAGTGCGGTGAGACAGAGAAGCAGATCGGAGGAGCAGAGCGAGAGTTCATTCAGAGCTCTGCCATCAATTTCCTCACGCCTTTCCGCAACTTTTTAGAAGGAGACTTCAAGACTATATTG AAAGAGCGCAAACTGCTTCAAAACAAACGACTGGACCTTGATGCTGCAAAGACCAAGCTAAAGAAAGCCAAAATGGCTGATGCCAGAGCCTTG GCTGAGCAAGACCTGAAGATGACACAGAGTGAGTTTGACAGACAGGCAGAGATCACCAGGCTTCTTCTGGAAGGAATCAGCAGTACGCAT GCCCATCATCTCCGCTGTCTCAATGACTTTGTGGAGGCTCAGATGACATATTACGCCCAGTGTTACCAGTACATGGTCGACCTCCAAAAGCAGTTGGGAAG CTTCCCTTCGGCTTTCTCTTCCAACAACAACCAGTCAACAGCCAGCGCCGCAGCCAGTATCTCTGTACCCATCCTGCCGCTCTCAGCCCCTCTTCCTGCCACCACAACCAATGCGTCTTCAGGTTACACCGAGCTGCAAAACTTCAGCGGGAGCCGTAAAGCACGGGTGCTGTACGATTATGATGCTGCAGGCAGCAACGAGCTCTCCTTATTGGCCGATGAG GTGATCATGGTGAGCAGCGTTCCAGGCATggactctgattggctgatgggtGAACGTGGAAATCAGAAGGGAAAAGTGCCTATTACTTATTTGGAGCTACTaaattga
- the LOC109082705 gene encoding endophilin-B1-like isoform X2, which produces MDFNVKRLAADAGTLFSRAVQFTEEKFGQAEKTELDAHLENLLTRAESTKHWTEKILKQTEVLLQPNPNVRIEEFLYEKLDKKVPTRINNHDLLGQTMIDSGTEFGPGTAYGNALIKCGETEKQIGGAEREFIQSSAINFLTPFRNFLEGDFKTILKERKLLQNKRLDLDAAKTKLKKAKMADARALPLRSTPPPGVAGYVANFSFIVNFLYVKGLKLYLSETFPDYRSLFQAEQDLKMTQSEFDRQAEITRLLLEGISSTHAHHLRCLNDFVEAQMTYYAQCYQYMVDLQKQLGSFPSAFSSNNNQSTASAAASISVPILPLSAPLPATTTNASSGYTELQNFSGSRKARVLYDYDAAGSNELSLLADEVIMVSSVPGMDSDWLMGERGNQKGKVPITYLELLN; this is translated from the exons ATGGATTTTAACGTGAAGCGACTGGCAGCGGACGCTGGTACTTTATTCAGTCGGGCAGTGCAA TTCACAGAAGAAAAATTCGGCCAGGCTGAGAAGACTGAGTTGGATGCACATTTGGAGAATCTCCTCACCAGAGCTGAAAGCACTAAACACTGGACAGAGAAGATTTTGAAGCAGACAGAAGTGTTACTGCAACCAAACCCAA ATGTCAGAATAGAAGAATTCTTATATGAAAAACTGGACAAAAAGGTGCCAACACGGATAAACAACCATGACCTTCTGGGTCAGACCATGATAGACTCTGGGACTGAATTTGGGCCTGGAACGGCTTATG GAAACGCTCTGATAAAGTGCGGTGAGACAGAGAAGCAGATCGGAGGAGCAGAGCGAGAGTTCATTCAGAGCTCTGCCATCAATTTCCTCACGCCTTTCCGCAACTTTTTAGAAGGAGACTTCAAGACTATATTG AAAGAGCGCAAACTGCTTCAAAACAAACGACTGGACCTTGATGCTGCAAAGACCAAGCTAAAGAAAGCCAAAATGGCTGATGCCAGAGCCTTG CCTCTCAGAAGTACCCCTCCACCAGGGGTCGCTGGCTATGTTGCCAATTTCTCCTTCATTGTGAATTTCCTCTATGTGAAGGGGCTGAAG TTGTATTTAAGTGAAACATTCCCTGACTATCGCTCTCTCTTTCAGGCTGAGCAAGACCTGAAGATGACACAGAGTGAGTTTGACAGACAGGCAGAGATCACCAGGCTTCTTCTGGAAGGAATCAGCAGTACGCAT GCCCATCATCTCCGCTGTCTCAATGACTTTGTGGAGGCTCAGATGACATATTACGCCCAGTGTTACCAGTACATGGTCGACCTCCAAAAGCAGTTGGGAAG CTTCCCTTCGGCTTTCTCTTCCAACAACAACCAGTCAACAGCCAGCGCCGCAGCCAGTATCTCTGTACCCATCCTGCCGCTCTCAGCCCCTCTTCCTGCCACCACAACCAATGCGTCTTCAGGTTACACCGAGCTGCAAAACTTCAGCGGGAGCCGTAAAGCACGGGTGCTGTACGATTATGATGCTGCAGGCAGCAACGAGCTCTCCTTATTGGCCGATGAG GTGATCATGGTGAGCAGCGTTCCAGGCATggactctgattggctgatgggtGAACGTGGAAATCAGAAGGGAAAAGTGCCTATTACTTATTTGGAGCTACTaaattga